In a single window of the Elaeis guineensis isolate ETL-2024a chromosome 6, EG11, whole genome shotgun sequence genome:
- the LOC105061561 gene encoding uncharacterized protein isoform X1 produces the protein MLDPRIASWILEFVLRQPVEDWLANELLFALPLPSPIPPRLKKTFLLRRLSSDVSHRSLAGSTLFSLELIEELDRSSGADAPSDSLAAAYAAVAVECTARFLRGRLDGDRGGNFFEAVNRIWSCRVADLERSEAAGLVSATLREARREMEEAVVNPIVRVGLMGRDTKMAALDAVRVYLEEAEKEMGPPYLECVAETVGEEWRRSSVTGSDGSVGELDAKLRNLLARQVEDGRCDGPPDGDRAKSFGLVELEKLEESVLDRGKDAPKQGGCSTDKFERLPATAAEVMKAKNVFRSSVLPAKIDNMKENQNQMDLNPVFSVNDCAGKGNESDHDAMSQQNLMDQDPSDLKHVEENRERAFLSSIDKGTKDGNPGTCTCTRDNIDCAGAQKPSLMDWNPTARRFEQDEDFSLSPSENSPNPSNNLRFPSTKRRKFSLALEDNRTFIIRRRKRKWSSLEEETLRKAVERHGAGNWKFIKSCHPEIFKNRTEVDLKDKWRNMMRDHHPKIILLGHGKSLMTLSTRSSELLIVGSLPLERQKEGGKGDHQQTYNHSFSGLEKSHWKKI, from the exons ATGCTCGACCCGCGCATCGCCTCGTGGATCCTCGAGTTCGTCCTCCGCCAGCCCGTCGAAGATTGGCTCGCGAACGAGCTTCTCTTCGCTCTTCCCCTCCCTTCCCCCATCCCTCCTCGCCTCAAAAAAACCTTCCTCCTCCGTCGCCTCTCCTCCGACGTCTCCCACCGCTCCCTCGCCGGCAGCACTCTCTTCTCCCTCGAGCTCATCGAAGAGCTCGACCGCTCCTCCGGCGCTGACGCCCCCTCCGACTCCCTGGCCGCCGCGTATGCGGCCGTCGCCGTTGAGTGCACCGCCCGGTTCCTCCGGGGACGCTTAGACGGTGACCGCGGAGGGAACTTCTTCGAAGCCGTCAACCGGATATGGAGCTGCCGAGTGGCCGATCTCGAGAGGTCGGAGGCCGCCGGCCTGGTCTCGGCGACGCTGAGGGAGGCGAGGAGGGAGATGGAGGAGGCTGTCGTCAACCCTATCGTGAGGGTCGGTCTCATGGGGAGGGACACCAAGATGGCGGCTTTGGACGCGGTTAGGGTTTATTTGGAGGAGGCTGAGAAGGAGATGGGCCCTCCTTATCTTGAGTGCGTAGCGGAAACGGTCGGTGAGGAGTGGAGGAGAAGCTCAGTAACTGGGAGTGATGGCTCTGTGGGGGAATTGGATGCGAAGTTGCGAAATTTGCTAGCCCGTCAGGTCGAAGATGGGAGATGCGATGGTCCACCTGATGGTGATAGAGCAAAATCATTTGGATTGGTGGAACTAG AGAAGCTTGAGGAGAGTGTGCTGGATAGGGGGAAGGATGCACCTAAACAAGGTGGCTGCTCTACTGACAAATTTGAACGCTTGCCTGCCACTGCCGCTGAAGTTATGAAAGCAAAGAATGTGTTTAGATCAAGTGTTTTACCTGCTAAAAtagataatatgaaagaaaaccaaaATCAAATGGACTTAAATCCTGTGTTTTCTGTCAATGACTGTGCTGGTAAGGGGAATGAAAGTGATCATGATGCAATGTCTCAGCAAAATCTCATGGATCAAGATCCATCCGATTTGAAGCATGTGGAAGAGAACCGAGAAAGGGCATTCTTGTCTTCTATTGACAAGGGTACTAAAGATGGCAATCCCGGCACCTGTACATGTACCAGGGATAACATCGATTGTGCTGGAGCACAGAAGCCTAGTTTAATGGATTGGAACCCAACTGCCCGTAGATTTGAG CAGGATGAAGATTTCAGTCTATCTCCATCTGAAAATTCACCTAATCCATCAAATAATCTTCGGTTTCCAAGCACAAAGAGAAGGAAGTTTTCTTTAGCATTGGAAGACAATAGAACATTCATCATACGTAGAAGAAAAAGGAAATGGAGTTCACTGGAAGAGGAGACTTTGAGGAAAGCTGTTGAGAG GCATGGTGCAGGGAACTGGAAATTCATTAAGAGTTGCCATCCTGAAATTTTCAAAAACAGGACAGAG GTTGATTTGAAGGATAAATGGAGAAATATGATGAG GGACCACCATCCGAAGATTATCCTTTTGGGTCATGGAAAGAGCTTGATGACACTTTCAACCAGAAG TTCTGAGCTTCTGATCGTGGGGAGTCTGCCTCTAGAGAGGCAAAAGGAGGGAGGCAAGGGGGACCACCAGCAAACCTACAATCATAGTTTTTCTGGATTGGAGAAGTCACATTGGAAGAAAATCTAG
- the LOC105061561 gene encoding uncharacterized protein isoform X4, with protein MLDPRIASWILEFVLRQPVEDWLANELLFALPLPSPIPPRLKKTFLLRRLSSDVSHRSLAGSTLFSLELIEELDRSSGADAPSDSLAAAYAAVAVECTARFLRGRLDGDRGGNFFEAVNRIWSCRVADLERSEAAGLVSATLREARREMEEAVVNPIVRVGLMGRDTKMAALDAVRVYLEEAEKEMGPPYLECVAETVGEEWRRSSVTGSDGSVGELDAKLRNLLARQVEDGRCDGPPDGDRAKSFGLVELEKLEESVLDRGKDAPKQGGCSTDKFERLPATAAEVMKAKNVFRSSVLPAKIDNMKENQNQMDLNPVFSVNDCAGKGNESDHDAMSQQNLMDQDPSDLKHVEENRERAFLSSIDKGTKDGNPGTCTCTRDNIDCAGAQKPSLMDWNPTARRFEQDEDFSLSPSENSPNPSNNLRFPSTKRRKFSLALEDNRTFIIRRRKRKWSSLEEETLRKAVERHGAGNWKFIKSCHPEIFKNRTEVDLKDKWRNMMSSELLIVGSLPLERQKEGGKGDHQQTYNHSFSGLEKSHWKKI; from the exons ATGCTCGACCCGCGCATCGCCTCGTGGATCCTCGAGTTCGTCCTCCGCCAGCCCGTCGAAGATTGGCTCGCGAACGAGCTTCTCTTCGCTCTTCCCCTCCCTTCCCCCATCCCTCCTCGCCTCAAAAAAACCTTCCTCCTCCGTCGCCTCTCCTCCGACGTCTCCCACCGCTCCCTCGCCGGCAGCACTCTCTTCTCCCTCGAGCTCATCGAAGAGCTCGACCGCTCCTCCGGCGCTGACGCCCCCTCCGACTCCCTGGCCGCCGCGTATGCGGCCGTCGCCGTTGAGTGCACCGCCCGGTTCCTCCGGGGACGCTTAGACGGTGACCGCGGAGGGAACTTCTTCGAAGCCGTCAACCGGATATGGAGCTGCCGAGTGGCCGATCTCGAGAGGTCGGAGGCCGCCGGCCTGGTCTCGGCGACGCTGAGGGAGGCGAGGAGGGAGATGGAGGAGGCTGTCGTCAACCCTATCGTGAGGGTCGGTCTCATGGGGAGGGACACCAAGATGGCGGCTTTGGACGCGGTTAGGGTTTATTTGGAGGAGGCTGAGAAGGAGATGGGCCCTCCTTATCTTGAGTGCGTAGCGGAAACGGTCGGTGAGGAGTGGAGGAGAAGCTCAGTAACTGGGAGTGATGGCTCTGTGGGGGAATTGGATGCGAAGTTGCGAAATTTGCTAGCCCGTCAGGTCGAAGATGGGAGATGCGATGGTCCACCTGATGGTGATAGAGCAAAATCATTTGGATTGGTGGAACTAG AGAAGCTTGAGGAGAGTGTGCTGGATAGGGGGAAGGATGCACCTAAACAAGGTGGCTGCTCTACTGACAAATTTGAACGCTTGCCTGCCACTGCCGCTGAAGTTATGAAAGCAAAGAATGTGTTTAGATCAAGTGTTTTACCTGCTAAAAtagataatatgaaagaaaaccaaaATCAAATGGACTTAAATCCTGTGTTTTCTGTCAATGACTGTGCTGGTAAGGGGAATGAAAGTGATCATGATGCAATGTCTCAGCAAAATCTCATGGATCAAGATCCATCCGATTTGAAGCATGTGGAAGAGAACCGAGAAAGGGCATTCTTGTCTTCTATTGACAAGGGTACTAAAGATGGCAATCCCGGCACCTGTACATGTACCAGGGATAACATCGATTGTGCTGGAGCACAGAAGCCTAGTTTAATGGATTGGAACCCAACTGCCCGTAGATTTGAG CAGGATGAAGATTTCAGTCTATCTCCATCTGAAAATTCACCTAATCCATCAAATAATCTTCGGTTTCCAAGCACAAAGAGAAGGAAGTTTTCTTTAGCATTGGAAGACAATAGAACATTCATCATACGTAGAAGAAAAAGGAAATGGAGTTCACTGGAAGAGGAGACTTTGAGGAAAGCTGTTGAGAG GCATGGTGCAGGGAACTGGAAATTCATTAAGAGTTGCCATCCTGAAATTTTCAAAAACAGGACAGAG GTTGATTTGAAGGATAAATGGAGAAATATGATGAG TTCTGAGCTTCTGATCGTGGGGAGTCTGCCTCTAGAGAGGCAAAAGGAGGGAGGCAAGGGGGACCACCAGCAAACCTACAATCATAGTTTTTCTGGATTGGAGAAGTCACATTGGAAGAAAATCTAG
- the LOC105061561 gene encoding uncharacterized protein isoform X2, producing the protein MLDPRIASWILEFVLRQPVEDWLANELLFALPLPSPIPPRLKKTFLLRRLSSDVSHRSLAGSTLFSLELIEELDRSSGADAPSDSLAAAYAAVAVECTARFLRGRLDGDRGGNFFEAVNRIWSCRVADLERSEAAGLVSATLREARREMEEAVVNPIVRVGLMGRDTKMAALDAVRVYLEEAEKEMGPPYLECVAETVGEEWRRSSVTGSDGSVGELDAKLRNLLARQVEDGRCDGPPDGDRAKSFGLVELEKLEESVLDRGKDAPKQGGCSTDKFERLPATAAEVMKAKNVFRSSVLPAKIDNMKENQNQMDLNPVFSVNDCAGKGNESDHDAMSQQNLMDQDPSDLKHVEENRERAFLSSIDKGTKDGNPGTCTCTRDNIDCAGAQKPSLMDWNPTARRFEDEDFSLSPSENSPNPSNNLRFPSTKRRKFSLALEDNRTFIIRRRKRKWSSLEEETLRKAVERHGAGNWKFIKSCHPEIFKNRTEVDLKDKWRNMMRDHHPKIILLGHGKSLMTLSTRSSELLIVGSLPLERQKEGGKGDHQQTYNHSFSGLEKSHWKKI; encoded by the exons ATGCTCGACCCGCGCATCGCCTCGTGGATCCTCGAGTTCGTCCTCCGCCAGCCCGTCGAAGATTGGCTCGCGAACGAGCTTCTCTTCGCTCTTCCCCTCCCTTCCCCCATCCCTCCTCGCCTCAAAAAAACCTTCCTCCTCCGTCGCCTCTCCTCCGACGTCTCCCACCGCTCCCTCGCCGGCAGCACTCTCTTCTCCCTCGAGCTCATCGAAGAGCTCGACCGCTCCTCCGGCGCTGACGCCCCCTCCGACTCCCTGGCCGCCGCGTATGCGGCCGTCGCCGTTGAGTGCACCGCCCGGTTCCTCCGGGGACGCTTAGACGGTGACCGCGGAGGGAACTTCTTCGAAGCCGTCAACCGGATATGGAGCTGCCGAGTGGCCGATCTCGAGAGGTCGGAGGCCGCCGGCCTGGTCTCGGCGACGCTGAGGGAGGCGAGGAGGGAGATGGAGGAGGCTGTCGTCAACCCTATCGTGAGGGTCGGTCTCATGGGGAGGGACACCAAGATGGCGGCTTTGGACGCGGTTAGGGTTTATTTGGAGGAGGCTGAGAAGGAGATGGGCCCTCCTTATCTTGAGTGCGTAGCGGAAACGGTCGGTGAGGAGTGGAGGAGAAGCTCAGTAACTGGGAGTGATGGCTCTGTGGGGGAATTGGATGCGAAGTTGCGAAATTTGCTAGCCCGTCAGGTCGAAGATGGGAGATGCGATGGTCCACCTGATGGTGATAGAGCAAAATCATTTGGATTGGTGGAACTAG AGAAGCTTGAGGAGAGTGTGCTGGATAGGGGGAAGGATGCACCTAAACAAGGTGGCTGCTCTACTGACAAATTTGAACGCTTGCCTGCCACTGCCGCTGAAGTTATGAAAGCAAAGAATGTGTTTAGATCAAGTGTTTTACCTGCTAAAAtagataatatgaaagaaaaccaaaATCAAATGGACTTAAATCCTGTGTTTTCTGTCAATGACTGTGCTGGTAAGGGGAATGAAAGTGATCATGATGCAATGTCTCAGCAAAATCTCATGGATCAAGATCCATCCGATTTGAAGCATGTGGAAGAGAACCGAGAAAGGGCATTCTTGTCTTCTATTGACAAGGGTACTAAAGATGGCAATCCCGGCACCTGTACATGTACCAGGGATAACATCGATTGTGCTGGAGCACAGAAGCCTAGTTTAATGGATTGGAACCCAACTGCCCGTAGATTTGAG GATGAAGATTTCAGTCTATCTCCATCTGAAAATTCACCTAATCCATCAAATAATCTTCGGTTTCCAAGCACAAAGAGAAGGAAGTTTTCTTTAGCATTGGAAGACAATAGAACATTCATCATACGTAGAAGAAAAAGGAAATGGAGTTCACTGGAAGAGGAGACTTTGAGGAAAGCTGTTGAGAG GCATGGTGCAGGGAACTGGAAATTCATTAAGAGTTGCCATCCTGAAATTTTCAAAAACAGGACAGAG GTTGATTTGAAGGATAAATGGAGAAATATGATGAG GGACCACCATCCGAAGATTATCCTTTTGGGTCATGGAAAGAGCTTGATGACACTTTCAACCAGAAG TTCTGAGCTTCTGATCGTGGGGAGTCTGCCTCTAGAGAGGCAAAAGGAGGGAGGCAAGGGGGACCACCAGCAAACCTACAATCATAGTTTTTCTGGATTGGAGAAGTCACATTGGAAGAAAATCTAG
- the LOC105061561 gene encoding uncharacterized protein isoform X3, which produces MLDPRIASWILEFVLRQPVEDWLANELLFALPLPSPIPPRLKKTFLLRRLSSDVSHRSLAGSTLFSLELIEELDRSSGADAPSDSLAAAYAAVAVECTARFLRGRLDGDRGGNFFEAVNRIWSCRVADLERSEAAGLVSATLREARREMEEAVVNPIVRVGLMGRDTKMAALDAVRVYLEEAEKEMGPPYLECVAETVGEEWRRSSVTGSDGSVGELDAKLRNLLARQVEDGRCDGPPDGDRAKSFGLVELEKLEESVLDRGKDAPKQGGCSTDKFERLPATAAEVMKAKNVFRSSVLPAKIDNMKENQNQMDLNPVFSVNDCAGKGNESDHDAMSQQNLMDQDPSDLKHVEENRERAFLSSIDKGTKDGNPGTCTCTRDNIDCAGAQKPSLMDWNPTARRFEQDEDFSLSPSENSPNPSNNLRFPSTKRRKFSLALEDNRTFIIRRRKRKWSSLEEETLRKAVERHGAGNWKFIKSCHPEIFKNRTEVDLKDKWRNMMRDHHPKIILLGHGKSLMTLSTRSVCMLMLVLPFLKSGKYLHELSLLHN; this is translated from the exons ATGCTCGACCCGCGCATCGCCTCGTGGATCCTCGAGTTCGTCCTCCGCCAGCCCGTCGAAGATTGGCTCGCGAACGAGCTTCTCTTCGCTCTTCCCCTCCCTTCCCCCATCCCTCCTCGCCTCAAAAAAACCTTCCTCCTCCGTCGCCTCTCCTCCGACGTCTCCCACCGCTCCCTCGCCGGCAGCACTCTCTTCTCCCTCGAGCTCATCGAAGAGCTCGACCGCTCCTCCGGCGCTGACGCCCCCTCCGACTCCCTGGCCGCCGCGTATGCGGCCGTCGCCGTTGAGTGCACCGCCCGGTTCCTCCGGGGACGCTTAGACGGTGACCGCGGAGGGAACTTCTTCGAAGCCGTCAACCGGATATGGAGCTGCCGAGTGGCCGATCTCGAGAGGTCGGAGGCCGCCGGCCTGGTCTCGGCGACGCTGAGGGAGGCGAGGAGGGAGATGGAGGAGGCTGTCGTCAACCCTATCGTGAGGGTCGGTCTCATGGGGAGGGACACCAAGATGGCGGCTTTGGACGCGGTTAGGGTTTATTTGGAGGAGGCTGAGAAGGAGATGGGCCCTCCTTATCTTGAGTGCGTAGCGGAAACGGTCGGTGAGGAGTGGAGGAGAAGCTCAGTAACTGGGAGTGATGGCTCTGTGGGGGAATTGGATGCGAAGTTGCGAAATTTGCTAGCCCGTCAGGTCGAAGATGGGAGATGCGATGGTCCACCTGATGGTGATAGAGCAAAATCATTTGGATTGGTGGAACTAG AGAAGCTTGAGGAGAGTGTGCTGGATAGGGGGAAGGATGCACCTAAACAAGGTGGCTGCTCTACTGACAAATTTGAACGCTTGCCTGCCACTGCCGCTGAAGTTATGAAAGCAAAGAATGTGTTTAGATCAAGTGTTTTACCTGCTAAAAtagataatatgaaagaaaaccaaaATCAAATGGACTTAAATCCTGTGTTTTCTGTCAATGACTGTGCTGGTAAGGGGAATGAAAGTGATCATGATGCAATGTCTCAGCAAAATCTCATGGATCAAGATCCATCCGATTTGAAGCATGTGGAAGAGAACCGAGAAAGGGCATTCTTGTCTTCTATTGACAAGGGTACTAAAGATGGCAATCCCGGCACCTGTACATGTACCAGGGATAACATCGATTGTGCTGGAGCACAGAAGCCTAGTTTAATGGATTGGAACCCAACTGCCCGTAGATTTGAG CAGGATGAAGATTTCAGTCTATCTCCATCTGAAAATTCACCTAATCCATCAAATAATCTTCGGTTTCCAAGCACAAAGAGAAGGAAGTTTTCTTTAGCATTGGAAGACAATAGAACATTCATCATACGTAGAAGAAAAAGGAAATGGAGTTCACTGGAAGAGGAGACTTTGAGGAAAGCTGTTGAGAG GCATGGTGCAGGGAACTGGAAATTCATTAAGAGTTGCCATCCTGAAATTTTCAAAAACAGGACAGAG GTTGATTTGAAGGATAAATGGAGAAATATGATGAG GGACCACCATCCGAAGATTATCCTTTTGGGTCATGGAAAGAGCTTGATGACACTTTCAACCAGAAG TGTTTGCATGCTGATGCTGGTTTTGCCTTTCTTGAAATCGGGTAAATACTTGCATGAATTATCTCTGCTTCACAATTAA
- the LOC105061561 gene encoding uncharacterized protein isoform X5 — MLDPRIASWILEFVLRQPVEDWLANELLFALPLPSPIPPRLKKTFLLRRLSSDVSHRSLAGSTLFSLELIEELDRSSGADAPSDSLAAAYAAVAVECTARFLRGRLDGDRGGNFFEAVNRIWSCRVADLERSEAAGLVSATLREARREMEEAVVNPIVRVGLMGRDTKMAALDAVRVYLEEAEKEMGPPYLECVAETVGEEWRRSSVTGSDGSVGELDAKLRNLLARQVEDGRCDGPPDGDRAKSFGLVELEKLEESVLDRGKDAPKQGGCSTDKFERLPATAAEVMKAKNVFRSSVLPAKIDNMKENQNQMDLNPVFSVNDCAGKGNESDHDAMSQQNLMDQDPSDLKHVEENRERAFLSSIDKGTKDGNPGTCTCTRDNIDCAGAQKPSLMDWNPTARRFEQDEDFSLSPSENSPNPSNNLRFPSTKRRKFSLALEDNRTFIIRRRKRKWSSLEEETLRKAVERHGAGNWKFIKSCHPEIFKNRTEVDLKDKWRNMMRDHHPKIILLGHGKSLMTLSTRSVCMLMLVLPFLKSVLSF, encoded by the exons ATGCTCGACCCGCGCATCGCCTCGTGGATCCTCGAGTTCGTCCTCCGCCAGCCCGTCGAAGATTGGCTCGCGAACGAGCTTCTCTTCGCTCTTCCCCTCCCTTCCCCCATCCCTCCTCGCCTCAAAAAAACCTTCCTCCTCCGTCGCCTCTCCTCCGACGTCTCCCACCGCTCCCTCGCCGGCAGCACTCTCTTCTCCCTCGAGCTCATCGAAGAGCTCGACCGCTCCTCCGGCGCTGACGCCCCCTCCGACTCCCTGGCCGCCGCGTATGCGGCCGTCGCCGTTGAGTGCACCGCCCGGTTCCTCCGGGGACGCTTAGACGGTGACCGCGGAGGGAACTTCTTCGAAGCCGTCAACCGGATATGGAGCTGCCGAGTGGCCGATCTCGAGAGGTCGGAGGCCGCCGGCCTGGTCTCGGCGACGCTGAGGGAGGCGAGGAGGGAGATGGAGGAGGCTGTCGTCAACCCTATCGTGAGGGTCGGTCTCATGGGGAGGGACACCAAGATGGCGGCTTTGGACGCGGTTAGGGTTTATTTGGAGGAGGCTGAGAAGGAGATGGGCCCTCCTTATCTTGAGTGCGTAGCGGAAACGGTCGGTGAGGAGTGGAGGAGAAGCTCAGTAACTGGGAGTGATGGCTCTGTGGGGGAATTGGATGCGAAGTTGCGAAATTTGCTAGCCCGTCAGGTCGAAGATGGGAGATGCGATGGTCCACCTGATGGTGATAGAGCAAAATCATTTGGATTGGTGGAACTAG AGAAGCTTGAGGAGAGTGTGCTGGATAGGGGGAAGGATGCACCTAAACAAGGTGGCTGCTCTACTGACAAATTTGAACGCTTGCCTGCCACTGCCGCTGAAGTTATGAAAGCAAAGAATGTGTTTAGATCAAGTGTTTTACCTGCTAAAAtagataatatgaaagaaaaccaaaATCAAATGGACTTAAATCCTGTGTTTTCTGTCAATGACTGTGCTGGTAAGGGGAATGAAAGTGATCATGATGCAATGTCTCAGCAAAATCTCATGGATCAAGATCCATCCGATTTGAAGCATGTGGAAGAGAACCGAGAAAGGGCATTCTTGTCTTCTATTGACAAGGGTACTAAAGATGGCAATCCCGGCACCTGTACATGTACCAGGGATAACATCGATTGTGCTGGAGCACAGAAGCCTAGTTTAATGGATTGGAACCCAACTGCCCGTAGATTTGAG CAGGATGAAGATTTCAGTCTATCTCCATCTGAAAATTCACCTAATCCATCAAATAATCTTCGGTTTCCAAGCACAAAGAGAAGGAAGTTTTCTTTAGCATTGGAAGACAATAGAACATTCATCATACGTAGAAGAAAAAGGAAATGGAGTTCACTGGAAGAGGAGACTTTGAGGAAAGCTGTTGAGAG GCATGGTGCAGGGAACTGGAAATTCATTAAGAGTTGCCATCCTGAAATTTTCAAAAACAGGACAGAG GTTGATTTGAAGGATAAATGGAGAAATATGATGAG GGACCACCATCCGAAGATTATCCTTTTGGGTCATGGAAAGAGCTTGATGACACTTTCAACCAGAAG TGTTTGCATGCTGATGCTGGTTTTGCCTTTCTTGAAATCGG TTCTGAGCTTCTGA
- the LOC105061561 gene encoding uncharacterized protein isoform X6, which produces MLDPRIASWILEFVLRQPVEDWLANELLFALPLPSPIPPRLKKTFLLRRLSSDVSHRSLAGSTLFSLELIEELDRSSGADAPSDSLAAAYAAVAVECTARFLRGRLDGDRGGNFFEAVNRIWSCRVADLERSEAAGLVSATLREARREMEEAVVNPIVRVGLMGRDTKMAALDAVRVYLEEAEKEMGPPYLECVAETVGEEWRRSSVTGSDGSVGELDAKLRNLLARQVEDGRCDGPPDGDRAKSFGLVELEKLEESVLDRGKDAPKQGGCSTDKFERLPATAAEVMKAKNVFRSSVLPAKIDNMKENQNQMDLNPVFSVNDCAGKGNESDHDAMSQQNLMDQDPSDLKHVEENRERAFLSSIDKGTKDGNPGTCTCTRDNIDCAGAQKPSLMDWNPTARRFEQDEDFSLSPSENSPNPSNNLRFPSTKRRKFSLALEDNRTFIIRRRKRKWSSLEEETLRKAVERHGAGNWKFIKSCHPEIFKNRTEVDLKDKWRNMMRDHHPKIILLGHGKSLMTLSTRSVCMLMLVLPFLKSALL; this is translated from the exons ATGCTCGACCCGCGCATCGCCTCGTGGATCCTCGAGTTCGTCCTCCGCCAGCCCGTCGAAGATTGGCTCGCGAACGAGCTTCTCTTCGCTCTTCCCCTCCCTTCCCCCATCCCTCCTCGCCTCAAAAAAACCTTCCTCCTCCGTCGCCTCTCCTCCGACGTCTCCCACCGCTCCCTCGCCGGCAGCACTCTCTTCTCCCTCGAGCTCATCGAAGAGCTCGACCGCTCCTCCGGCGCTGACGCCCCCTCCGACTCCCTGGCCGCCGCGTATGCGGCCGTCGCCGTTGAGTGCACCGCCCGGTTCCTCCGGGGACGCTTAGACGGTGACCGCGGAGGGAACTTCTTCGAAGCCGTCAACCGGATATGGAGCTGCCGAGTGGCCGATCTCGAGAGGTCGGAGGCCGCCGGCCTGGTCTCGGCGACGCTGAGGGAGGCGAGGAGGGAGATGGAGGAGGCTGTCGTCAACCCTATCGTGAGGGTCGGTCTCATGGGGAGGGACACCAAGATGGCGGCTTTGGACGCGGTTAGGGTTTATTTGGAGGAGGCTGAGAAGGAGATGGGCCCTCCTTATCTTGAGTGCGTAGCGGAAACGGTCGGTGAGGAGTGGAGGAGAAGCTCAGTAACTGGGAGTGATGGCTCTGTGGGGGAATTGGATGCGAAGTTGCGAAATTTGCTAGCCCGTCAGGTCGAAGATGGGAGATGCGATGGTCCACCTGATGGTGATAGAGCAAAATCATTTGGATTGGTGGAACTAG AGAAGCTTGAGGAGAGTGTGCTGGATAGGGGGAAGGATGCACCTAAACAAGGTGGCTGCTCTACTGACAAATTTGAACGCTTGCCTGCCACTGCCGCTGAAGTTATGAAAGCAAAGAATGTGTTTAGATCAAGTGTTTTACCTGCTAAAAtagataatatgaaagaaaaccaaaATCAAATGGACTTAAATCCTGTGTTTTCTGTCAATGACTGTGCTGGTAAGGGGAATGAAAGTGATCATGATGCAATGTCTCAGCAAAATCTCATGGATCAAGATCCATCCGATTTGAAGCATGTGGAAGAGAACCGAGAAAGGGCATTCTTGTCTTCTATTGACAAGGGTACTAAAGATGGCAATCCCGGCACCTGTACATGTACCAGGGATAACATCGATTGTGCTGGAGCACAGAAGCCTAGTTTAATGGATTGGAACCCAACTGCCCGTAGATTTGAG CAGGATGAAGATTTCAGTCTATCTCCATCTGAAAATTCACCTAATCCATCAAATAATCTTCGGTTTCCAAGCACAAAGAGAAGGAAGTTTTCTTTAGCATTGGAAGACAATAGAACATTCATCATACGTAGAAGAAAAAGGAAATGGAGTTCACTGGAAGAGGAGACTTTGAGGAAAGCTGTTGAGAG GCATGGTGCAGGGAACTGGAAATTCATTAAGAGTTGCCATCCTGAAATTTTCAAAAACAGGACAGAG GTTGATTTGAAGGATAAATGGAGAAATATGATGAG GGACCACCATCCGAAGATTATCCTTTTGGGTCATGGAAAGAGCTTGATGACACTTTCAACCAGAAG TGTTTGCATGCTGATGCTGGTTTTGCCTTTCTTGAAATCGG CCCTGCTTTGA